A genome region from Paracholeplasma morum includes the following:
- a CDS encoding AAA family ATPase, with protein MKILKINISGYKLLENNFEIDFLNKARVNSSDKDDEVIELDEGLYIPTTIVFTGKNASGKSSVLSMIEFVNELLLSGRIKYDKLDFRSKTIKLTVFFYLLETVYKYESNISIPEATLLNETSYCKFSNEKLYSKKYSKSYSKRILDLDFDEDNTYTSNVSDTSILYKLTNKRTLVINTNNWIHNYRIESIFDIFNLVEVSTELMLKITNLFDEGIKKFEYDLDKKLFVLDLNGIGAKTYSEKEVDMLLSDGTKKGLIMFGLTIAILKMGGTLIIDEIENSFHKNLVENIIMIFNDKRINVMNANLIFSTHYVEILDIFRRRDNIFVMRKNDHITACNLYKDFKDRIDLSKSNQFNNNTFQTLINYDRLMELKKELINEISNTVRG; from the coding sequence ATGAAAATACTTAAAATAAACATTTCGGGATACAAGTTGCTAGAAAACAATTTTGAAATAGATTTTTTAAATAAAGCTCGTGTGAATAGTTCTGATAAGGACGATGAAGTCATTGAGTTAGACGAAGGTTTATATATACCAACCACCATTGTTTTTACAGGTAAGAACGCCAGTGGAAAATCATCCGTGTTATCGATGATAGAATTCGTCAATGAGTTGCTTCTGAGTGGACGAATCAAATACGATAAATTAGATTTTAGATCAAAGACAATAAAGTTAACAGTCTTTTTCTATTTGCTTGAAACGGTATATAAGTACGAAAGCAATATCAGCATTCCAGAAGCAACATTACTAAACGAAACAAGTTACTGTAAGTTTTCTAATGAAAAGCTATACTCAAAAAAATATTCAAAGAGCTACAGCAAGCGAATCCTCGATTTAGATTTTGATGAAGACAACACTTACACTAGTAACGTTTCAGACACATCTATCCTTTATAAACTTACAAATAAGCGAACGCTTGTAATTAATACAAATAATTGGATCCATAATTATCGTATTGAAAGTATATTTGATATTTTTAATCTTGTGGAAGTTTCAACTGAGTTAATGTTGAAAATTACTAATTTATTTGATGAGGGGATCAAAAAATTCGAATACGATCTAGATAAGAAATTATTCGTTCTGGACTTGAATGGTATTGGAGCAAAAACTTACAGTGAGAAGGAAGTCGATATGCTTCTTTCAGACGGTACTAAAAAAGGATTGATTATGTTTGGATTAACCATCGCAATTCTAAAAATGGGAGGAACTCTCATTATTGATGAAATCGAAAACAGCTTCCATAAAAATCTCGTCGAAAACATCATTATGATTTTTAATGATAAGCGGATTAATGTTATGAACGCAAATCTAATTTTTAGCACACATTATGTGGAGATACTAGATATTTTTAGAAGAAGAGATAACATCTTTGTTATGAGAAAGAATGATCACATTACAGCATGCAATTTATATAAAGATTTTAAAGATCGCATTGACTTAAGCAAGAGTAATCAGTTCAATAACAATACTTTCCAAACCCTTATCAATTATGATCGTTTAATGGAGTTAAAGAAAGAATTGATTAATGAAATATCTAATACTGTTAGAGGGTAA
- a CDS encoding AAA family ATPase: MIINEIRKVGCIDAITSQVNLSKNAFIYGLNGSGKTTIKSIIKSSFLEGSKLEPSFGSKPKDSEAKLTIFNETVEFRSGKLIKPFSNKIKLYVFDTDYIENNIYINGEISDNHKHEYFKMFVGDNVSSKIQNLLEKYTEYSNKSKEHTELITKLEFDFQALENFNNNIDESVTLLRMGYDQKYLLEEVVRKRILSNVKEINETTIEWLQKGNKIRKNDELCPYCGQYTNDEIEKNLIGMYNEITAELNHLNEETKKQIDNLYANIASFDTKKIYALIEMDLTTLKNEVLQKLISKKTDLSKKIELSSASEKNNLKERLRYFKPYIEELRSISEELKFDDIFSIPDDKIEHSKITNINNRTDNLVKDESLQKELKSLNSDVYKKAKTIQSKMNDIKLKQEAELGTHIDKINKKLREYNVKYQVTFEKYKQKTNTKQNQAQLELELVPISSPTIKKKFNKDTLKRVLSEGEKAMLAWIFFIVDLENKLTGGRNVIIIDDPISSYDSYRRFNLVNDLRKVISIQVDKELLILSHEKSFTNAVAFLPKTKHFNLIDGQIKNIDLKEIIESDLKFDIEFIKENSDKITQDNILEFVIRSRNFLEYIRMLNTFAKGKFFRITEYNLYFSEASKLIHFKTNFISEGYFKYVEKKYRQLTNQSITFDLSKIDITNINFDLITNGSIDNIYNARLKIDKYLFKVLNDNSFVDFNGKETTHDLLRYARKFIPIVLSEGLELHIPIINTYNHPNQNFGLRRVDCSEISKQNLYDFVNSL; encoded by the coding sequence ATGATTATAAATGAAATTCGTAAAGTTGGTTGTATAGATGCTATAACAAGTCAAGTCAACTTAAGTAAAAATGCTTTCATATATGGGTTAAATGGTTCAGGAAAGACGACTATAAAATCAATAATAAAAAGTTCATTTCTAGAAGGATCCAAGTTAGAACCTTCTTTCGGTTCAAAACCAAAAGATAGTGAAGCAAAATTAACCATTTTTAATGAAACTGTCGAGTTTAGATCTGGAAAACTTATTAAACCATTTTCAAACAAAATTAAATTATACGTGTTTGATACGGATTATATAGAGAACAATATCTATATTAACGGTGAAATCTCTGATAACCACAAACATGAATATTTTAAAATGTTTGTTGGTGATAATGTAAGTTCAAAAATTCAAAATTTGTTAGAAAAGTATACAGAATATTCAAATAAGTCGAAAGAACACACAGAATTAATCACTAAACTAGAGTTTGACTTTCAAGCATTAGAAAATTTCAACAATAATATAGATGAATCAGTAACATTACTAAGAATGGGTTATGACCAAAAATATCTATTAGAAGAAGTTGTTAGAAAAAGGATTCTTAGTAATGTTAAAGAAATAAATGAAACAACAATAGAATGGTTGCAAAAAGGAAACAAGATTCGGAAAAATGATGAACTTTGTCCATACTGTGGGCAATACACAAACGATGAAATCGAAAAAAACTTAATAGGCATGTATAATGAAATTACCGCTGAACTAAATCACCTAAATGAAGAAACGAAAAAACAAATTGATAATCTTTATGCAAATATTGCAAGTTTTGATACAAAGAAGATATACGCCCTTATTGAGATGGATCTTACGACTTTAAAAAACGAAGTCTTGCAGAAACTCATTTCAAAAAAAACTGATTTATCGAAAAAAATAGAGTTATCTTCTGCTAGCGAAAAGAATAATCTTAAAGAGAGACTTAGATATTTTAAACCATACATTGAAGAACTAAGAAGTATTAGTGAGGAACTAAAATTTGATGACATATTTTCTATTCCAGACGATAAAATAGAACATAGCAAAATCACAAACATTAACAATAGAACCGACAATTTAGTCAAAGATGAATCTCTACAAAAAGAGCTAAAGTCTTTGAATTCAGATGTTTATAAGAAAGCTAAGACTATCCAGTCAAAAATGAATGATATAAAGTTGAAACAAGAAGCTGAACTAGGTACTCATATCGACAAAATCAATAAAAAACTAAGAGAATATAATGTTAAGTATCAAGTTACATTTGAAAAGTACAAACAAAAAACAAACACAAAACAGAATCAAGCACAGTTAGAATTAGAACTTGTTCCAATTAGTAGTCCAACTATTAAAAAAAAGTTTAACAAGGATACATTGAAAAGAGTTTTAAGCGAAGGTGAAAAAGCAATGCTTGCATGGATTTTTTTCATCGTAGACTTAGAAAACAAGCTTACAGGAGGTAGGAACGTCATAATTATAGATGATCCAATTTCGAGTTATGATTCGTATCGTCGCTTCAATCTTGTTAATGATCTAAGAAAAGTAATATCCATACAGGTTGATAAAGAACTACTGATACTTTCACATGAAAAAAGTTTTACTAACGCAGTAGCATTTTTACCGAAAACTAAACATTTCAATCTAATAGATGGACAAATCAAAAATATTGATTTAAAAGAAATTATTGAAAGTGATCTAAAGTTCGATATTGAGTTTATAAAAGAAAACTCAGATAAAATAACGCAGGATAATATCTTGGAGTTCGTTATTAGATCGAGGAACTTTCTTGAATATATAAGGATGTTAAATACATTTGCAAAAGGAAAGTTTTTCAGAATAACCGAATATAACCTTTATTTTTCTGAAGCAAGCAAGCTGATTCACTTTAAAACTAATTTTATTAGTGAAGGTTATTTTAAATATGTTGAGAAGAAGTATCGTCAACTCACTAACCAAAGTATAACCTTCGACCTATCAAAAATTGATATAACTAACATCAACTTTGATCTTATAACCAATGGATCAATTGATAATATTTACAACGCTCGCTTAAAGATAGACAAATATTTGTTCAAAGTATTAAATGACAATAGTTTTGTTGACTTTAACGGAAAAGAAACAACTCATGATTTATTGAGATATGCTCGAAAATTCATACCTATTGTTCTTTCAGAAGGGCTAGAGTTACATATACCAATTATTAACACCTATAACCATCCAAATCAAAACTTTGGACTTAGAAGAGTAGATTGTTCTGAAATCTCGAAACAAAACTTATATGATTTTGTTAATTCTTTATAA
- a CDS encoding IS3 family transposase, with product MKRTPSTQVAQKQEVKQEIQKEYDEANQIYGAPKITENLNERGISFSTKTVGNYMREMGIMAIYRSRWIKTTINSDFSTELENILKRDFKADKPNTVWVTDIMYIWTYEGYVYLASVMDLFSRKIIAWELTDHLNV from the coding sequence CTGAAAAGAACCCCATCAACTCAAGTAGCACAAAAACAAGAAGTCAAACAGGAGATTCAAAAAGAGTATGATGAGGCTAATCAAATCTATGGTGCACCCAAAATAACTGAAAATCTAAATGAACGAGGCATCTCATTTTCAACAAAGACTGTAGGAAACTATATGCGAGAAATGGGCATTATGGCTATTTATCGAAGTCGATGGATTAAAACCACAATCAATAGTGATTTTAGTACTGAACTAGAAAATATTCTTAAACGAGATTTCAAAGCAGATAAACCAAATACAGTTTGGGTAACGGATATCATGTATATTTGGACCTATGAAGGCTATGTATATTTAGCTAGTGTTATGGATTTATTCTCAAGAAAAATCATCGCTTGGGAACTCACAGACCATTTAAATGTGTAA
- a CDS encoding TetR-like C-terminal domain-containing protein, with protein sequence MSSYHGKKRRLTSIVSEKMSYEKELLENHIYDGIAEYTPIITPIHNKNMPFYYFYKFVFYKKFDAYIGHLFKYLDLDHQIDPDKLDYIIEFIEGGLFQMLIHWLKNGMKESNRSMGLLATEFIKGLIKP encoded by the coding sequence TTGTCATCTTATCATGGCAAAAAAAGGAGATTAACGAGTATTGTTAGTGAAAAAATGAGTTATGAAAAAGAACTCTTAGAAAATCATATTTATGATGGAATAGCTGAATACACCCCAATTATAACACCAATTCATAATAAAAACATGCCTTTTTATTATTTTTATAAATTTGTGTTTTATAAAAAATTTGATGCCTATATCGGACATCTATTTAAATACCTAGACTTAGACCATCAAATAGACCCTGATAAACTGGACTATATCATCGAATTTATTGAAGGTGGATTATTTCAAATGCTTATTCATTGGTTGAAAAATGGTATGAAAGAATCCAATCGATCTATGGGACTACTCGCAACAGAGTTCATCAAAGGGCTTATAAAACCATAA
- a CDS encoding DUF4250 domain-containing protein, producing the protein MNINMDIRLLVSIINTKLRNDFETLEILCEDENLNHNDLLNRLFKEGYHYDHNLNQIKVGAGL; encoded by the coding sequence ATGAATATCAATATGGATATCAGACTATTAGTTAGCATCATTAACACAAAACTCAGAAACGATTTTGAAACCTTAGAGATTTTATGTGAAGATGAAAACTTAAATCACAATGACCTCTTAAATAGGTTATTCAAAGAAGGGTATCATTACGATCACAACTTAAACCAAATCAAAGTAGGAGCAGGATTATGA
- a CDS encoding SDR family NAD(P)-dependent oxidoreductase, which yields MKLKDKKVVITGASSGIGLEVLKLLLNENAYVLAVSRTMSKNPIEHERLIKVDLDLSLEDSPYQLLELAYKKLGDIDILISNAGFTYYERLKVYDSKHVMDIFNLNLFQTIKLVTKLKAIKKDKPFQFVTTLSAVSFVSLPGYALYSSTKAGLKGFIDGYRFEMEKNQILQAVYPVATETNFFDRANQTHKPWPVQTPLHVAKKIIKGIKKKKKHIHPSLIFRLGFMFAPWFFTLYNKREKRIFDETIKKD from the coding sequence ATGAAACTTAAAGATAAGAAAGTAGTTATCACTGGCGCTTCTTCAGGCATTGGATTAGAAGTGCTAAAGCTGTTGTTGAATGAAAATGCATACGTGTTAGCTGTATCGAGAACCATGTCCAAAAACCCGATTGAACATGAAAGACTGATCAAAGTAGATTTGGACTTAAGCTTAGAAGATTCCCCATATCAGTTATTAGAACTCGCTTATAAGAAATTAGGCGATATTGATATACTAATATCTAATGCAGGTTTTACATACTATGAACGCTTAAAGGTCTATGATTCCAAACACGTAATGGATATCTTTAACTTAAATCTATTTCAAACCATTAAGCTTGTAACAAAACTAAAAGCGATTAAGAAAGATAAACCCTTTCAGTTTGTAACAACCCTAAGCGCAGTTAGTTTTGTTTCATTACCAGGATATGCCCTATACTCAAGTACAAAAGCAGGCTTAAAAGGCTTTATTGATGGCTATCGATTTGAAATGGAGAAGAATCAGATCCTTCAAGCTGTATACCCGGTTGCAACAGAAACAAACTTCTTCGATAGAGCCAATCAAACCCATAAACCTTGGCCAGTTCAAACCCCACTTCACGTAGCTAAGAAAATCATTAAAGGCATAAAGAAAAAGAAAAAACACATTCACCCATCGTTAATCTTTAGATTAGGGTTTATGTTTGCTCCATGGTTCTTTACACTTTATAACAAAAGAGAAAAACGCATTTTTGATGAAACAATTAAGAAAGACTAG
- a CDS encoding ABC transporter ATP-binding protein → MKLVGIRKIYLSKTDEITTAIKDINLSFEEFGLTVIEGPSGSGKTTLLNIIGGYDEPTGGTIYYNNTERSRLTKTELVTIRRHDIGYYLSDYNLIEHLNLYDNIALSYKLKHEPVNQTEIDSILDKLDISHLKNRYPKELSTGERQRGALARLMVKKPALLLADEPTGALDEVNAKIVMDVFKALSKTSCIIMVTHDETLALDYADRIIRLSNGIVIEDKRFKETPKTVIFKSLNPTKEKFYYRPIELIKGSFSRLLKQSIKTVVVSVMLFLIITLGMVIRGFGNYNTNNAVYDTARKNQINAISITKRDSKNTPSNLKFEDIKTLSKRFGSNVLFKYEEIDLDMDDYRTNSIEETDQDLYHVSFTTSLSIDQMTKLGYDLISGVLPQKNDNSKEIVITKFMFDQLKKFGHSDIDTPITDYASILHKTVYLGDYYEIVGIIDTKLDSNLYKALDKPVTSSKEERIYQNTKTSYQNELIESFHLALFLYDGYLDDYLNEMDSVFMVTDNQFTIPFKDGKVIYIDSFTKYISGTKYYEYKLPYTLFDKDVRDQMELSAEEGLDREYHSHAFIHFYDVKDMFPPESTWLDYYSYLQSNEENSYEPTYNRAYFYRESLYSAVTGYLINNSIRPLIDNKELTYQTLLREVLMDSDTVYLNENMYDKMLKDLNTSVSGFYLIGNESKEAISFVNSNSNYGLDGHLLESIGLIDQKIINIKDISIYLIIGIIVLLTLMFLWHIKETLDSSIEDIAIYKSLGLYDFEQFVIFWILNAMTVLLSAILSLIATVIITTIINHVFSNEMPILYKLISVNYLESIVLIIFTLVIYFVMSYLMFTAKLKRNTTTLFREISNREV, encoded by the coding sequence ATGAAACTAGTAGGGATAAGGAAAATCTATTTATCAAAAACAGATGAAATCACAACGGCCATCAAAGACATTAATTTATCATTTGAGGAATTTGGATTGACCGTTATTGAAGGACCTTCTGGGTCAGGAAAGACTACGTTACTAAATATCATTGGTGGGTATGATGAACCTACAGGAGGGACTATCTATTACAATAACACCGAGAGATCCCGTCTAACTAAAACAGAGTTAGTAACGATTAGACGTCATGATATTGGGTATTATTTAAGTGACTATAACCTAATTGAACACTTAAACTTATATGATAACATCGCACTTTCATACAAACTCAAACATGAACCGGTTAATCAAACTGAAATCGATAGCATTCTTGATAAATTGGATATCAGTCATTTAAAAAATAGATATCCAAAAGAACTTTCAACAGGCGAACGTCAAAGAGGCGCACTAGCGCGTTTAATGGTCAAAAAGCCCGCGTTATTGCTTGCGGATGAACCAACAGGCGCCTTAGATGAAGTGAACGCTAAAATCGTCATGGATGTGTTTAAGGCATTAAGCAAAACAAGTTGTATTATCATGGTAACGCATGATGAGACACTAGCGTTAGACTATGCCGATAGAATCATCCGTTTGTCAAACGGTATCGTGATAGAAGATAAAAGATTTAAAGAGACTCCCAAAACTGTTATTTTCAAATCACTTAACCCTACCAAAGAGAAGTTCTATTATAGACCAATAGAATTAATTAAAGGCTCTTTTAGTAGGTTATTGAAACAGTCAATAAAAACAGTGGTTGTTAGCGTAATGCTTTTTCTTATCATTACGCTAGGGATGGTTATTCGAGGGTTTGGAAACTATAATACGAATAACGCCGTTTATGATACAGCTAGAAAAAACCAAATTAACGCCATATCGATTACTAAAAGAGATAGTAAAAACACCCCAAGTAATCTTAAGTTTGAAGACATAAAAACACTTTCTAAAAGGTTTGGGTCTAATGTCTTGTTTAAGTATGAAGAAATCGACTTAGATATGGATGACTATCGAACTAACTCTATAGAAGAAACCGATCAAGACTTATACCATGTGAGTTTTACAACCTCGTTATCGATAGACCAAATGACTAAATTAGGGTATGACCTCATTTCTGGGGTTTTACCTCAAAAAAATGATAATAGCAAAGAAATCGTCATCACGAAATTCATGTTTGATCAACTAAAGAAGTTCGGACATAGCGACATCGATACACCGATCACCGATTACGCTTCAATACTTCATAAGACGGTTTATTTAGGCGACTATTATGAGATTGTAGGCATTATTGACACAAAGCTTGATTCTAACTTATATAAAGCCTTAGATAAACCAGTAACCAGTTCAAAAGAAGAACGAATCTATCAAAACACTAAAACAAGTTATCAAAATGAACTTATAGAGTCATTTCATTTAGCACTTTTCTTATATGATGGGTATTTAGATGACTACCTAAATGAAATGGACTCAGTATTTATGGTTACAGATAATCAGTTTACAATTCCCTTTAAAGATGGGAAAGTGATTTACATCGATTCTTTTACCAAGTATATCTCTGGAACTAAGTATTATGAATATAAACTGCCTTATACCTTATTTGATAAAGACGTTAGAGACCAAATGGAATTATCAGCAGAAGAAGGATTGGATCGTGAGTATCACAGTCATGCTTTCATTCATTTCTATGACGTTAAAGATATGTTCCCTCCAGAATCTACTTGGTTAGACTATTATAGTTACCTACAATCAAATGAAGAAAATAGTTATGAACCTACCTATAATAGAGCCTACTTTTATCGAGAATCTCTGTATAGTGCAGTAACAGGCTATCTCATTAACAACAGTATTAGACCATTAATAGACAATAAAGAGCTAACTTATCAAACGTTATTAAGAGAAGTCTTGATGGATTCAGATACCGTGTATCTAAATGAGAACATGTATGATAAAATGCTCAAAGACTTAAATACCAGTGTCAGTGGGTTTTATCTAATTGGTAATGAGTCTAAAGAAGCAATATCGTTCGTTAACTCTAACTCAAATTATGGATTAGACGGGCATTTATTAGAGTCTATCGGTTTAATTGATCAGAAAATCATCAACATTAAAGACATTTCTATTTACTTAATCATTGGAATCATTGTGTTATTAACTTTAATGTTTCTTTGGCATATTAAAGAGACCCTTGACAGCTCAATCGAGGATATCGCAATCTATAAGAGTTTAGGTCTGTATGATTTTGAACAGTTTGTTATCTTTTGGATTTTAAATGCGATGACGGTACTTCTGTCAGCTATCTTAAGCTTAATTGCAACAGTAATCATAACAACCATCATCAACCATGTATTTAGTAATGAAATGCCTATATTATATAAACTAATTAGCGTAAATTACCTTGAGAGCATCGTTTTAATCATTTTTACTTTAGTCATCTATTTTGTGATGTCATATTTAATGTTTACTGCTAAGTTAAAACGTAATACAACAACACTATTTAGAGAAATATCTAACAGAGAGGTATAA